In the Pirellulales bacterium genome, CTGCTGATTGGTCTTCTTACCGGCCTGATCGGTCGACCGGCACGGGCCCAACAGCCGGGGCAAATTCAAATTGTGCCGGGCGGAGGCATTGTCCAGTTCGGCGGCGGATTTCGGCGCTTCCCGGGACAAGGCCAAGATTCTGACGACACGCCCGAGGGCGTGTTCTTGCCCGTCGACCGCGATACCACCCGGCAATGGGAAAAAGCCAAATCGCTTTTGGACGACGGCCATTATGCAGACGCCGTCATGCTGTTAGATGAAATTCTGCAGCGGGGCGAGGATTACTTCTCCAAATCGGACGCGGACAAGCCCAACTATCAAAGTTTGAAGACCGAAGCGCAGCGGCTGATCGGCAACATGCCAGCCGAAGGACGAGAAGCGTACGAGTTGCAATTCGGCGCCCACGCTCAACAGATGCTCGATGCGGCGACGGCGGCGGGCGATATTGCCGGATTGGAAGAGATTGCGCGGCGCTATTTTCATACGAAGGCCGGCTACCAGGCGACGCTGCTGTTGGGCCGGCATCATTTAGATCACGATCGGCCATTGGCGGCGGCGTTGTGCTTCCAACGGTTGCTGGATGCGCCGAATGCGGCTGCCACGTTTGAGCCTACGTTGTCTGTGTTATTGGCCACAAGTTGGCAGCGGGGCGGTGTGCCCGATCGAGCCCAAGAAGTGCTGCTGTCGTTAAAAAAGAAAAGTCCCAACGCGGAGCTGCGTGTCGCCGGCAAAACAGTGGCGTTGTTTTCCGACGACAAGCAAGCGCTGGCATGGTTGGAATCGACCACCGGCAAACCGCAAAAAATGTCCCCGGAACAATTGCAGCAATGGGCGTTGGTCGGCGGCAATCCGGCGCGGAATGCAGCAAGCATGGGAGGCATTCCGCTGTTGAGCCCGCTGTGGCGCGTTTCGACGACGAATCATCCGACGCTGGAAAAATCGTTGGCGGGCATCCGGCAGCAATACGTGGACCAAGGCGTGGCCGCGATTCCTTCGATGCAACCGTTGGCCGTGGGCAATTTGGTGCTGATGCGCACCGCGCGCGATATGCTGGCCGTGGACTTTGACAGCGGCAAACGATTGTGGCCAATTCGCTCCGGCAGCGACACGTCGCTGGAGCAGATGCTGAATTCGTCGACGTCGTCGGGTTCTTCGGGCACAAACACGATTGATCCGCAGCACAACCCGGGCTTGATCGAACGGTTTTGGGAAGACGCCACGTTCGGCACGCTTTCTTGCGACGGCCAGCAGGTGTATTTGATCGACGACTTGGATGTCAGCAGCGTATCGCCCGCCGATGCGGGCAATGGCCCAATCATGTTCAACGGCCGGATGCGCATTAACGGCGGGGGGGCCATTATTATCCGTGGCCCGATCGGCGCGGATGGGCAAATGCTGATTCCCAAGCGCTACAACAAGCTGACCGCGCACGAATTGCGAACTCAAGGAAAGTTGAAGTGGGAAGTCGGCGGGCAAACCGGCGAAGACGAGCCGCAATTAGCGGGCGCGTTTTTTCTAGGGCCGCCGCTGCCGTTGGAAGGTAAGTTGTACGTACTGGCGGAAATGAAATCGAGCGAAATTAAACTGTGCGTGCTGGATGCGAAAACGGGCCGGTTGGATTGGTCGCAGCAAGTGGCCATCGTGGAGCAAAACATACAGCAAGATCCGTTGCGCAGGCTGGCCGGTTGCAGTCCGAGTTATGCCGACGGGGTGTTGGTGTGTCCTACAACGGCCGGGGCCGTGGTGGCGGTGGATATCGCCAATCGCACACTGCTGTGGGGCTACCAGTATCAACGCGACGGCAGCGTGCTGCCGCCGGGGGCCATGGTGTTACGCGGCGGCGGCGGGATGTGGACGCCCGCCATGATGCAGACGAATCCTGCGGAACGTTGGCTCGATTCCACCGTCACCCTTGCCGACCGATATACACTGGTGACGCCGCTGGAATCGAACGAATTGCATTGCCTTAATTTGATCGACGGCAAACTGCTCTGGAAACAACCGCGCGGCGAGAATTTATACGTCGGCGGAGTGCATCGCGGAACGGCGGTGCTCGTGGGACGGCATCAAATCAGCCTGCTGACGTTGGCGGACGAAAGATCGGCGGTGAAGACCAAAACGGTGGAGTTGCCGGCGGGCGCCATGCCCAGCGGCCGAGGATTCCTCAGCGGGGACGATTATTTTCTGCCGTTAACTTCGGCCGAAGTGGCACAGATCGATTTGAACTCCGGAAAAATTGTGGCCGAGGCAAAATCTCGCAAGGGGAGCATTCCCGGAAACTTGGTTTGCTACCAGGGGGAAATCATTTCGCAGGGGATCGATTACGTGGAAAGCTTTTTCCAGCGGCAGCCCTTGCAGGAACGGATCGCGAAAACGCTGGAAGAAAAGCCGAACGATCCCTGGGCTTTGGCGCACCGGGGTGAAATTGAATTAGAGGCCAGTGAGTTGGATTCGGCCATTGCCGATTTGCGCCGCGCTTACCAATCTGATCCCGATCCGTTAAACCGTGAATTGCTGTTTGAAGCGCTCTTGAACGGACTGACGAAAGATTTCAACCAACATCACGAGGACTTGCCCGAACTGGAGCAACTGGTTCGCGATGATC is a window encoding:
- a CDS encoding PQQ-binding-like beta-propeller repeat protein is translated as LLIGLLTGLIGRPARAQQPGQIQIVPGGGIVQFGGGFRRFPGQGQDSDDTPEGVFLPVDRDTTRQWEKAKSLLDDGHYADAVMLLDEILQRGEDYFSKSDADKPNYQSLKTEAQRLIGNMPAEGREAYELQFGAHAQQMLDAATAAGDIAGLEEIARRYFHTKAGYQATLLLGRHHLDHDRPLAAALCFQRLLDAPNAAATFEPTLSVLLATSWQRGGVPDRAQEVLLSLKKKSPNAELRVAGKTVALFSDDKQALAWLESTTGKPQKMSPEQLQQWALVGGNPARNAASMGGIPLLSPLWRVSTTNHPTLEKSLAGIRQQYVDQGVAAIPSMQPLAVGNLVLMRTARDMLAVDFDSGKRLWPIRSGSDTSLEQMLNSSTSSGSSGTNTIDPQHNPGLIERFWEDATFGTLSCDGQQVYLIDDLDVSSVSPADAGNGPIMFNGRMRINGGGAIIIRGPIGADGQMLIPKRYNKLTAHELRTQGKLKWEVGGQTGEDEPQLAGAFFLGPPLPLEGKLYVLAEMKSSEIKLCVLDAKTGRLDWSQQVAIVEQNIQQDPLRRLAGCSPSYADGVLVCPTTAGAVVAVDIANRTLLWGYQYQRDGSVLPPGAMVLRGGGGMWTPAMMQTNPAERWLDSTVTLADRYTLVTPLESNELHCLNLIDGKLLWKQPRGENLYVGGVHRGTAVLVGRHQISLLTLADERSAVKTKTVELPAGAMPSGRGFLSGDDYFLPLTSAEVAQIDLNSGKIVAEAKSRKGSIPGNLVCYQGEIISQGIDYVESFFQRQPLQERIAKTLEEKPNDPWALAHRGEIELEASELDSAIADLRRAYQSDPDPLNRELLFEALLNGLTKDFNQHHEDLPELEQLVRDDRERGMYLRARAAGLQQTGDISGALDAYLKLAALEPHDDELEDLDTKLSVYRPRWVQAQLHELLSGVKPENRAAIDEILQRQLDVAVASTDTKALSAFVDCFGNHPLADRARELLVDRLTGADTLLEREQLLLALEVSASTVQRSTAMFKLASLLRDAGQWDAALAQCRRLEAQAGDQPVSEGKNVKQLLASLPENSPIRRVAAQDRSWPEGEVKVEKSDAVAKPQMPVFNTEIQGTREPFFSNVLLGRDLQHQEIVGVDGLGKNLFQISLADPNRMSMYRSNAINDYAFVQGHILIVCTGYQVVGLDTLQTRGPSNPVLWTKDLCDLSMANGNFQPPVRQPMPWGGVRRLPNQQSQFGDVALCGQHTLCFQHGRDVTAIDPLTGQVQWVRHGVEIGCDLFGDEEMIVLAPANGKPALVLRTADGQLLGERTLPATFDKRWTSYGHCLLVFRDHNDGNKVTLAMFDPWTQHDVWSETFSGWNNGGNSGLKCTTVDGETVALMQSDGRFVVLNLADGRKLIDQQLEAEQNQHSQLQSIFVLSSSQQVILIANRPAPPMAMPTERSIGEPRNLAVNVVPVNSQMGETITSQLPLSGHVYAFDRATGKPQWTTPAYVDQQCLLLGQPDELPVLTFVRNISTIAMNRNSQPMRGSVLCLDKRNGRLVYANDDLPFINNFEISGKLDDKTVTLSLNNQPTSTAVTLKFTDAPVAPEPPYQAGAFEKAASASEPKE